The Methylomonas montana DNA window GTGTTGAGCCGGGTAAATTTTGGCTAAATGTGGGTACTGTGGAGCCACGAAAAAATCAACGCCGGCTGGTCGAAGCCTATGCTCGCTATCTTTCGTTGGGCGGTGAGGCTATGCCTTTGGTGTTGGCAGGCGGTAAAGGCTGGTTGATGGAGGACTTCCAGGTACATTTAAACGAGCTGGGGATTAGCGCTCAGATCGTAATGACTGGCTACGTGTCCGATGATGAGTTGATTTGGCTTTATCGAAACTGTTATGCAAATCTCTATCCGTCGCTGTTTGAAGGTTTTGGATTGCCTGTTTTGGAAGGCATGCAGTTTGGGGCGGCCACCTTGAGCTCAAACACCACTTCGATTCCGGAAGTTGCGGGCGATGCAGCTATACTGCTGCCTCCTGAGGATATTGAGGGTTGGACGCAAGCGATGCTAGGGTTGGCAGTGGATAAGTTAGAAAGGGATCGATTAAGCGCCGCTGCAGTAGAACAGGCATTGCGATTTGACTGGAGACAAAGTGCAGCTGCTTTGTTGAAACTTTATGAAGAAGCGCTGGCTTCTCCAAAACGACGGATGGTGTAATGAAGAAGGCGTTGATTACCGGAATTACCGGTCAAGATGGGTCTTTCTTAGCGGAATTATTACTGGAAAAGGGCTATCAGGTATTCGGCTTTGCAAGGAGAGAAAGCTGGTATCGGCAAAATTGCGCTAGCCATTTAAATCAGCGTATAGAGGTTTTATTTGGGGATATGTCCGAAGGGGTTGATATTGCCTCCGCTATTCAGGACGCAAAGCCTGATGAAATTTATAATCTTGCTTCTCAATCTCGACCTGGCGAATCGTGGGTACGATCTGCAGAAACTTTGCTAGTCAATGGGTTGGGGACAATACGTCTTTTTGAAGCAATCCGTCATCACTGTCCAGATAGCCGGGTTTATCATGCTTCTTCTTCCGAAATGTTTGGGCAAGCAACCAGCGCGACTCAGAACGAGCAAACCCCTTTCAATCCAGTTAATCCTTATGCGGCCGCCAAAGTATATGCTCACCAAATGACTAAGATTTACCGTGAGAGCTACGGGCTTTTTATAGCCAGTGGTATTTTATTCAACCATGAAAGTGAGCGGCGGCCTTTGCATTTCGTGACTCAAAAGATTGCTTATGGTGCTGCCTGTGCAGCCTTACAGATAACTGATTCACCGGACCTAAATGAGATGGGGCGACCTATCGTTGAGAATGGGAGACTCGCTCTGGGCAATTTAAATATTGCGCGTGACTGGGGTTATGCGGGTGACTTTGTGCGTTCAATGTGGATGATGTTGCAGGCGGACACCCCTGATGATTATGTGGTTGGTACTGGCAAGATTCATACTCTCAAGGATTTGTGTGATTTTGCCTATCAGTCAGTCGATAAAGATTGGCGTGAATCTGTTGTAAGTGACGCGGCGCTTGTCCGTCCTTTGGAATCTGGCCAGACTTTGGCCGATCCTACAAAAGTAAGGTTAAAATTGGGTTGGGAGCCAGCTATTTGTTTCGAGGAAATGGTCGAGAAAATGGTTCATGCTCAGATTCAAAGATTAAAGACTATTCCAATTAAGACATGTTAGAACCGTTAGTGACGATAGCGGTCCCCTCTTTTAACCAAAGTCAATTCCTTGATGATGCGTTGGCGTCAATATTTCTACAGGAAATACCTGTTGAAGTGTTTGTACTTGACGGAGGGTCATCGGATGCCTCGGTTGATGTTATCCGTCAATGGGAACATAAATTGGCTGGCTGGCGCAGTGCTCCAGATGAAGGGCAGGGAGCCGCCATTAACGAAGGAATCGCGCAAGGTGTTGCGCCGTATGTTTGTTGGTTGAATAGCGATGATCGATTTTTACCCGGTGGTTTAAAGAAATTGTTGACTGAGTTAGAAAAGCATCCTGAAGCGCCTGCTGTTTATGGGCGTTCATGGAACCTGGTAGAGAAGTCCGGCAACTACTATCCTGTATGGGTCGAGCCATTTAATGAACGCCGCCTGGCTTTGCGCTGTATAATTTCTCAGCCCGCCACTCTGGTTAGGCGTTCAGCCTGGGAGTTTGTTGACGGCGTTGACGCAAGTTTACATATGGTTATGGACTATGATTTATGGTGGCGTTTATTTAAAAATTTAGGACCGCTATATTTTTTGGATGAGTTTGTAGCAATTAACCGTGAGCATGCTGGTACGAAGACAAATACTCAGCGTCGGACACATTATCAGGAGGCTATCAATGTTATTCGTAAATATCATGGGTCGGTGCCATTGAAGTGGTGGTTGGCTCAGCCTTATGCTGTGTGGTTTAAATCGATAGTGGCGAAGTTTTAATAAAAAGGTCAAATGAGGGTCTTACACTTTTACAAAACCTCGCTTCCAGACACCATTGGGGGGGTTGAACAGGTCATTAATCAGATTGCTAGAGGTGCCTGCGAATTTGGTGTCAAAACCGATGTGCTCTCTTTAACATCGGATCGTGTGACAGACGCGATTGAAATCAACGGCTACTTAGCTCATCGAGCACGATTAGATTTAGAATTTGCATCTACGGGTTTATCAGTATCAGCGTTTTTACGTTTTTATCAGTTGGCGCAAAAAGCGGATGTCATTCATTACCACTTTCCCTGGCCTTTTATGGATTTGGTCCATTTTGCAACAAGGGTGAACAAGCCAACCGTATTGACCTACCATTCCGACATTATTCGTCAACAATACCTACTAAAACTTTATCGTCCGCTAAAGCGAAAATTTTTGGCGAGTGTCGATCGGATTGTTGCGACATCGCCGAATTATTTCGCAACTAGTGATGTATTAGGGAAATATTCTGACAAAGTTAGCGTTATTCCAATAGGCTTGGATAAAAATACTTATCCGGAGCCTTTGCCAGAAAAGTTGGAATATTGGCGCCGGATGATTGGGCCTAAGTTTTTTTTATTCGTTGGTGTTCTGCGTTATTACAAAGGGCTGCATATTTTATTGGAAGCTGTCCAAGGAACAGATTATCCTGTGGTTATCGTTGGCGCTGGACCTATCGAACATGAACTGAAAGCTCAGGCCGCTTTATTAGGGTTACAAAATATTTATTTCCTTGGCCATTTACCCGATGATGATAAGGTTGCCCTTTTACAATTATGTTATGCAGTGGTTTTTCCCTCTCATTTGCGGTCAGAGGCATTTGGTATTTCTCTACTGGAAGGAGCCATGTACGGCAAAGCAATGATTTCCAGCGAGATTGGTACTGGCACGACTTTCATCAATATTGGCGGGGAAACCGGATTGGTCGTTCCACCCAGTGACCCAGTTGCTTTGCGGCAAGCAATGCGTTACTTGTGGGAGCACCCCGATGAAACTGAAATGATGGGCCAGCGAGCCGAGCGACGCTATTGGAAACACTTCACAGCCGAGAGGATGGTTAAAGCTTATG harbors:
- a CDS encoding glycosyltransferase family 2 protein encodes the protein MLEPLVTIAVPSFNQSQFLDDALASIFLQEIPVEVFVLDGGSSDASVDVIRQWEHKLAGWRSAPDEGQGAAINEGIAQGVAPYVCWLNSDDRFLPGGLKKLLTELEKHPEAPAVYGRSWNLVEKSGNYYPVWVEPFNERRLALRCIISQPATLVRRSAWEFVDGVDASLHMVMDYDLWWRLFKNLGPLYFLDEFVAINREHAGTKTNTQRRTHYQEAINVIRKYHGSVPLKWWLAQPYAVWFKSIVAKF
- a CDS encoding glycosyltransferase family 4 protein; translated protein: MRVLHFYKTSLPDTIGGVEQVINQIARGACEFGVKTDVLSLTSDRVTDAIEINGYLAHRARLDLEFASTGLSVSAFLRFYQLAQKADVIHYHFPWPFMDLVHFATRVNKPTVLTYHSDIIRQQYLLKLYRPLKRKFLASVDRIVATSPNYFATSDVLGKYSDKVSVIPIGLDKNTYPEPLPEKLEYWRRMIGPKFFLFVGVLRYYKGLHILLEAVQGTDYPVVIVGAGPIEHELKAQAALLGLQNIYFLGHLPDDDKVALLQLCYAVVFPSHLRSEAFGISLLEGAMYGKAMISSEIGTGTTFINIGGETGLVVPPSDPVALRQAMRYLWEHPDETEMMGQRAERRYWKHFTAERMVKAYVDLYSDLLKCRQK
- a CDS encoding GDP-mannose 4,6-dehydratase, which encodes MKKALITGITGQDGSFLAELLLEKGYQVFGFARRESWYRQNCASHLNQRIEVLFGDMSEGVDIASAIQDAKPDEIYNLASQSRPGESWVRSAETLLVNGLGTIRLFEAIRHHCPDSRVYHASSSEMFGQATSATQNEQTPFNPVNPYAAAKVYAHQMTKIYRESYGLFIASGILFNHESERRPLHFVTQKIAYGAACAALQITDSPDLNEMGRPIVENGRLALGNLNIARDWGYAGDFVRSMWMMLQADTPDDYVVGTGKIHTLKDLCDFAYQSVDKDWRESVVSDAALVRPLESGQTLADPTKVRLKLGWEPAICFEEMVEKMVHAQIQRLKTIPIKTC